In one Betta splendens chromosome 14, fBetSpl5.4, whole genome shotgun sequence genomic region, the following are encoded:
- the auts2a gene encoding autism susceptibility gene 2 protein isoform X10 — MDTSKVSDFGIDVLSTNGSQEPQGPGLVQVSGLERSQERSQESCRDPPSPASSAPHQPLPPQPPPPSHPRKSIPRPLSPFWTQTTCPTQGVALTHLPPRSEAPSKPQQPAALPLAQGQEPSLLPPPRPHQQPELLSHPRPLPTPSIHPHPPSPALPTHHPHQQHPSQAGPHRPPSRCHSRPLSAYNSLNLNGHSSSRSSTPGTKPHGPPAPSLHLPHPPPPTAAAAASAFPLPLATQNTPHSFPAALQTSPHPHHPNMFAPPAALPPPPPLTSSALPVPGHPAAGSAYSEQDLLRQELNTRFLASQSADRGASLGPPPYLRTEFHQHQHQHQHQHQHTHQHTHQHTFTPFPHAIMPTPAPPMVRTPARNFDKYPTKVDPFYRHSLFHSYPPAMSGLPPVIPPTGPFGSLQGAFQPKTSNPLDVSTRPGAVPHTFLQKDPRLTDPFRPILRKPGKWCAMHVHIAWQIYHHQQKVKQQMQVDPHKLDFGLKPEFLSRPPGPSLFGAIHHPGDLARPATLFSAAGPAHPSAGPFGHPPHHPGNFLTPTSHLEPFTRPASFGGLGALSSSAFGGLGNPALKSLTAANSMFGHKDGPNAQQHFNNANNNHQEPWNRLHRTPPSFPTPPPWLKPGDSERSASVSSHERDRDSDKRDSVGKDDKDRDSAEKRHPSHPSPVPVNPINLLGHSRPPEHHRNHLPPASAEPQRDKESKTKERDREHCDSWKDGGTDDHKLKDNQHGDKDTPVIHDGRLSEDKLSNRGTASPYIRQTSLDRPNGGLNRDVLEKKGELPYEHQKKNNEVKVKEERKEEQDGATERPSEHPIQAPSTPNLHPPSSMPVPMGMAGVHPINSISGLERTRVVAPFMGISPIPGADRLPYPAFHWDPMRDPYRGLDIHRRDPLARDLLLRNDPLHRLAAPRLYEAERSYRDREPHDFNRDHVHPLALEQRREQERAQLEERDRLNMLREDYEHGRLHPAMHHPALDGHLPHPAPGLMAPGLPGMHYSRVSPSAAAAAAVAHQNSLLNKTPPTASLSAPPPLIPTLGARPGSPRRTTPLTTDLRDRPAHKDIEAR; from the exons ATGGATACTAGCAAAG TTTCAGATTTTGGCATCGATGTGCTCTCTACCAATGGCAGCCAGGAGCCTCAGGGCCCAGGCCTCGTCCAGGTGTCAGGCCTAGAGCGCAGCCAGGAGAGGAGCCAGGAGAGCTGCAGGGACCCACCGTCCCCTGCGTCCAGCGCCCCTCACCAACCATTGCCCCCCCAGCCTCcgcccccctcccacccccggAAGTCCATTCCCCGGCCGCTGTCCCCTTTTTGGACCCAGACAACCTGCCCGACCCAGGGCGTGGCCTTGACCCACCTCCCCCCGCGTTCAGAGGCTCCTTCCAagcctcagcagcctgcagccctgcctctcgcccaggGCCAGGAGCCctcgctgctccctcctccccggCCCCACCAGCAGCCTGAACTGTTGTCCCACCCCCGGCCGCTGCCGACGCCCAGCATTCACCCGCATCCGCCATCGCCCGCCCTCCCCACGCACCACCCTCACCAGCAGCACCCGAGTCAGGCCGGGCCCCACCGGCCCCCATCGCGCTGCCACTCCCGGCCTCTGTCTGCGTACAACAGCCTCAACCTCAACGGGCACAG cagcagcaggagcagcacccCAGGCACCAAACCTCACGGACCCCCTGCTCCCTCCTTGCACCTCCCCCACCCGCCTCCTCCAACAGCGGCTGCGGCAGCCTCCGCCTTTCCCCTGCCCTTGGCTACCCAGAACACCCCTCACAGCTTTCCCGCTGCCTTGCAGACCTCGCCGCACCCACATCACCCCAATATGTTCGCTCCTCCAGCGGCTttgcctccaccaccaccactgacgtCTAGCGCCCTGCCAGTACCcggacatcctgctgctgggagtgCCTACTCAG AACAAGATCTTCTTCGCCAGGAGCTCAACACTCGTTTCCTGGCCTCCCAGAGCGCCGACCGCGGCGCCTCGCTGGGTCCTCCGCCCTACCTGCGCACAGAgttccaccagcaccagcaccagcatcagcatcagcaccaacaCACCCACCAGCACACCCACCAGCACACCTTCACGCCCTTCCCCCACGCCATTATGCCCACCCCAGCACCGCCCATGGTGCGTACCCCTGCCAGAAAT TTTGACAAATACCCAACAAAAGTCGACCCCTTCTACAGACATAGC CTCTTCCACTCATACCCACCGGCTATGTCTGGCCTCCCCCCTGTCATTCCTCCGACTGGGCCCTTCGGCTCGCTGCAGGGCGCCTTTCAGCCCAAG ACCTCTAATCCACTGGATGTGTCCACAAGACCTGGAGCCGTCCCACACACATTCCTACAGAAGGACCCCAGG CTAACGGACCCATTTCGGCCCATTCTCAGG aAACCGGGGAAGTGGTGCGCCATGCATGTTCATATCGCCTGGCAGATATACCACCACCAGCAGAAAGTAAAG cagcagatgcaggttGACCCCCACAAGCTAGACTTTGGCCTCAAGCCTGAGTTCCTGAGTCGACCTCCGGGCCCCAGCCTCTTCGGTGCCATCCATCACCCTGGTGACTTGGCACGGCCGGCCACgctcttctctgctgcag GTCCTGCACACCCATCAGCAGGTCCCTTCGGCCATCCTCCCCATCATCCAGGAAACTTCCTCACCCCGACATCTCATTTGG AACCTTTCACTAGGCCTGCATCGTTTGGAGGACTGGGAGCTCTCAGTTCATCCGCCTTTGGAGGACTGGGAAATCCAGCACTAA AATCCCTAACAGCGGCCAACTCCATGTTCGGCCATAAAGATggcccaaatgcacagcagcaCTTCAACAACGCTAACAACAACCACCAGGAGCCGTGGAACCGCCTGCACCGCACGCCGCCCTCCTTTCCCACGCCGCCGCCGTGGCTGAAACCCGGAGACTCCGAGAGGAGCGCCTCTGTCAGCTCGCACGAGAGGGACCGGGACTCTGACAAACGGGACTCTGTTGGTAAAGACGACAAAGACAG GGACTCTGCAGAAAAGCGTCACCCGAGCCACCCGTCACCAGTTCCTGTGAACCCCATTAACCTCCTGGGCCACAGCCGACCTCCTGAGCACCACCGGAACCACTTACCGCCTGCATCTGCAGAACCGCAAAGAGATAAGGAGAGCAAAACGAAAGAGCGGGACAGAGAGCACTGCGACTCGTGGAAGGACGGCGGCACGGACGACCACAAGCTTAAAGACAACCAGCACGGCGACAAGGACACGCCGGTCATCCACGACGGCCGTTTGTCGGAGGACAAGCTGTCCAATAGGGGTACGGCGTCGCCCTACATCCGGCAGACGAGCCTGGACCGCCCCAACGGCGGCCTGAACCGGGACGTCCTGGAGAAGAAGGGGGAGCTTCCCTACGAGCACCAGAAGAAGAACAATGAGGTGAAAGttaaggaggagagaaaggaggagcaAGACGGCGCCACAGAGCGGCCGAGCGAGCACCCAATACAAGCACCTTCCACACCGAACctgcaccccccctcctccatgcCTGTGCCCATGGGCATGGCAGGTGTCCACCCCATCAACAGCATCAGCGGCTTAGAGAGAACTCGAGTGGTGGCACCCTTCATGGGAATCAGTCCCATCCCTGGAGCGGACAGGCTGCCCTACCCTGCCTTCCACTGGGACCCTATGAGGGATCCATACAGGGGCCTGGACATCCACAGACGGGACCCTCTGGCCAGAGACCTGCTGCTAAGGAACGACCCTTTGCACCGGCTAGCGGCGCCACGCCTCTATGAGGCGGAGCGCTCCTACAGGGACCGTGAGCCGCATGACTTTAACCGTGACCACGTCCACCCTCTGGcactggagcagaggagggagcaggagcgtgcacagctggaggagcgcgACCGCCTCAATATGCTCAGGGAGGATTACGAGCATGGGCGCCTTCACCCCGCAATGCACCACCCTGCCCTTGACGGACACCTGCCCCACCCCGCCCCGGGCCTCATGGCCCCCGGGCTCCCAGGGATGCACTACTCCAGGGTCAGCCCctcggcggcggctgctgccgccgtagcgcatcagaacagcctcctgAACAAAACGCCGCCCACCGCCTCCCTGAGCGCCCCGCCCCCCCTCATCCCCACGCTGGGCGCCCGGCCAGGCTCGCCCAGACGGACTACTCCTCTGACCACAGACCTCAGAGACAGACCGGCTCACAAAGACATCGAGGCACGATGA
- the auts2a gene encoding autism susceptibility gene 2 protein homolog isoform X9, with translation MIKSSWFYVKFKYNEKLKPGQNNCKDSDSENVSGKSKPSFRSSSRDRLTDCDTESDQDDKVSDAGSEKFFSAAAVKVSDFGIDVLSTNGSQEPQGPGLVQVSGLERSQERSQESCRDPPSPASSAPHQPLPPQPPPPSHPRKSIPRPLSPFWTQTTCPTQGVALTHLPPRSEAPSKPQQPAALPLAQGQEPSLLPPPRPHQQPELLSHPRPLPTPSIHPHPPSPALPTHHPHQQHPSQAGPHRPPSRCHSRPLSAYNSLNLNGHSSRSSTPGTKPHGPPAPSLHLPHPPPPTAAAAASAFPLPLATQNTPHSFPAALQTSPHPHHPNMFAPPAALPPPPPLTSSALPVPGHPAAGSAYSEQDLLRQELNTRFLASQSADRGASLGPPPYLRTEFHQHQHQHQHQHQHTHQHTHQHTFTPFPHAIMPTPAPPMVRTPARNFDKYPTKVDPFYRHSLFHSYPPAMSGLPPVIPPTGPFGSLQGAFQPKTSNPLDVSTRPGAVPHTFLQKDPRLTDPFRPILRKPGKWCAMHVHIAWQIYHHQQKVKQMQVDPHKLDFGLKPEFLSRPPGPSLFGAIHHPGDLARPATLFSAAGPAHPSAGPFGHPPHHPGNFLTPTSHLEPFTRPASFGGLGALSSSAFGGLGNPALTANSMFGHKDGPNAQQHFNNANNNHQEPWNRLHRTPPSFPTPPPWLKPGDSERSASVSSHERDRDSDKRDSVGKDDKDRDSAEKRHPSHPSPVPVNPINLLGHSRPPEHHRNHLPPASAEPQRDKESKTKERDREHCDSWKDGGTDDHKLKDNQHGDKDTPVIHDGRLSEDKLSNRGTASPYIRQTSLDRPNGGLNRDVLEKKGELPYEHQKKNNEVKVKEERKEEQDGATERPSEHPIQAPSTPNLHPPSSMPVPMGMAGVHPINSISGLERTRVVAPFMGISPIPGADRLPYPAFHWDPMRDPYRGLDIHRRDPLARDLLLRNDPLHRLAAPRLYEAERSYRDREPHDFNRDHVHPLALEQRREQERAQLEERDRLNMLREDYEHGRLHPAMHHPALDGHLPHPAPGLMAPGLPGMHYSRVSPSAAAAAAVAHQNSLLNKTPPTASLSAPPPLIPTLGARPGSPRRTTPLTTDLRDRPAHKDIEAR, from the exons TTTCAGATTTTGGCATCGATGTGCTCTCTACCAATGGCAGCCAGGAGCCTCAGGGCCCAGGCCTCGTCCAGGTGTCAGGCCTAGAGCGCAGCCAGGAGAGGAGCCAGGAGAGCTGCAGGGACCCACCGTCCCCTGCGTCCAGCGCCCCTCACCAACCATTGCCCCCCCAGCCTCcgcccccctcccacccccggAAGTCCATTCCCCGGCCGCTGTCCCCTTTTTGGACCCAGACAACCTGCCCGACCCAGGGCGTGGCCTTGACCCACCTCCCCCCGCGTTCAGAGGCTCCTTCCAagcctcagcagcctgcagccctgcctctcgcccaggGCCAGGAGCCctcgctgctccctcctccccggCCCCACCAGCAGCCTGAACTGTTGTCCCACCCCCGGCCGCTGCCGACGCCCAGCATTCACCCGCATCCGCCATCGCCCGCCCTCCCCACGCACCACCCTCACCAGCAGCACCCGAGTCAGGCCGGGCCCCACCGGCCCCCATCGCGCTGCCACTCCCGGCCTCTGTCTGCGTACAACAGCCTCAACCTCAACGGGCACAG cagcaggagcagcacccCAGGCACCAAACCTCACGGACCCCCTGCTCCCTCCTTGCACCTCCCCCACCCGCCTCCTCCAACAGCGGCTGCGGCAGCCTCCGCCTTTCCCCTGCCCTTGGCTACCCAGAACACCCCTCACAGCTTTCCCGCTGCCTTGCAGACCTCGCCGCACCCACATCACCCCAATATGTTCGCTCCTCCAGCGGCTttgcctccaccaccaccactgacgtCTAGCGCCCTGCCAGTACCcggacatcctgctgctgggagtgCCTACTCAG AACAAGATCTTCTTCGCCAGGAGCTCAACACTCGTTTCCTGGCCTCCCAGAGCGCCGACCGCGGCGCCTCGCTGGGTCCTCCGCCCTACCTGCGCACAGAgttccaccagcaccagcaccagcatcagcatcagcaccaacaCACCCACCAGCACACCCACCAGCACACCTTCACGCCCTTCCCCCACGCCATTATGCCCACCCCAGCACCGCCCATGGTGCGTACCCCTGCCAGAAAT TTTGACAAATACCCAACAAAAGTCGACCCCTTCTACAGACATAGC CTCTTCCACTCATACCCACCGGCTATGTCTGGCCTCCCCCCTGTCATTCCTCCGACTGGGCCCTTCGGCTCGCTGCAGGGCGCCTTTCAGCCCAAG ACCTCTAATCCACTGGATGTGTCCACAAGACCTGGAGCCGTCCCACACACATTCCTACAGAAGGACCCCAGG CTAACGGACCCATTTCGGCCCATTCTCAGG aAACCGGGGAAGTGGTGCGCCATGCATGTTCATATCGCCTGGCAGATATACCACCACCAGCAGAAAGTAAAG cagatgcaggttGACCCCCACAAGCTAGACTTTGGCCTCAAGCCTGAGTTCCTGAGTCGACCTCCGGGCCCCAGCCTCTTCGGTGCCATCCATCACCCTGGTGACTTGGCACGGCCGGCCACgctcttctctgctgcag GTCCTGCACACCCATCAGCAGGTCCCTTCGGCCATCCTCCCCATCATCCAGGAAACTTCCTCACCCCGACATCTCATTTGG AACCTTTCACTAGGCCTGCATCGTTTGGAGGACTGGGAGCTCTCAGTTCATCCGCCTTTGGAGGACTGGGAAATCCAGCACTAA CGGCCAACTCCATGTTCGGCCATAAAGATggcccaaatgcacagcagcaCTTCAACAACGCTAACAACAACCACCAGGAGCCGTGGAACCGCCTGCACCGCACGCCGCCCTCCTTTCCCACGCCGCCGCCGTGGCTGAAACCCGGAGACTCCGAGAGGAGCGCCTCTGTCAGCTCGCACGAGAGGGACCGGGACTCTGACAAACGGGACTCTGTTGGTAAAGACGACAAAGACAG GGACTCTGCAGAAAAGCGTCACCCGAGCCACCCGTCACCAGTTCCTGTGAACCCCATTAACCTCCTGGGCCACAGCCGACCTCCTGAGCACCACCGGAACCACTTACCGCCTGCATCTGCAGAACCGCAAAGAGATAAGGAGAGCAAAACGAAAGAGCGGGACAGAGAGCACTGCGACTCGTGGAAGGACGGCGGCACGGACGACCACAAGCTTAAAGACAACCAGCACGGCGACAAGGACACGCCGGTCATCCACGACGGCCGTTTGTCGGAGGACAAGCTGTCCAATAGGGGTACGGCGTCGCCCTACATCCGGCAGACGAGCCTGGACCGCCCCAACGGCGGCCTGAACCGGGACGTCCTGGAGAAGAAGGGGGAGCTTCCCTACGAGCACCAGAAGAAGAACAATGAGGTGAAAGttaaggaggagagaaaggaggagcaAGACGGCGCCACAGAGCGGCCGAGCGAGCACCCAATACAAGCACCTTCCACACCGAACctgcaccccccctcctccatgcCTGTGCCCATGGGCATGGCAGGTGTCCACCCCATCAACAGCATCAGCGGCTTAGAGAGAACTCGAGTGGTGGCACCCTTCATGGGAATCAGTCCCATCCCTGGAGCGGACAGGCTGCCCTACCCTGCCTTCCACTGGGACCCTATGAGGGATCCATACAGGGGCCTGGACATCCACAGACGGGACCCTCTGGCCAGAGACCTGCTGCTAAGGAACGACCCTTTGCACCGGCTAGCGGCGCCACGCCTCTATGAGGCGGAGCGCTCCTACAGGGACCGTGAGCCGCATGACTTTAACCGTGACCACGTCCACCCTCTGGcactggagcagaggagggagcaggagcgtgcacagctggaggagcgcgACCGCCTCAATATGCTCAGGGAGGATTACGAGCATGGGCGCCTTCACCCCGCAATGCACCACCCTGCCCTTGACGGACACCTGCCCCACCCCGCCCCGGGCCTCATGGCCCCCGGGCTCCCAGGGATGCACTACTCCAGGGTCAGCCCctcggcggcggctgctgccgccgtagcgcatcagaacagcctcctgAACAAAACGCCGCCCACCGCCTCCCTGAGCGCCCCGCCCCCCCTCATCCCCACGCTGGGCGCCCGGCCAGGCTCGCCCAGACGGACTACTCCTCTGACCACAGACCTCAGAGACAGACCGGCTCACAAAGACATCGAGGCACGATGA
- the auts2a gene encoding autism susceptibility gene 2 protein isoform X8: protein MIKSSWFYVKFKYNEKLKPGQNNCKDSDSENVSGKSKPSFRSSSRDRLTDCDTESDQDDKVSDAGSEKFFSAAAVKVSDFGIDVLSTNGSQEPQGPGLVQVSGLERSQERSQESCRDPPSPASSAPHQPLPPQPPPPSHPRKSIPRPLSPFWTQTTCPTQGVALTHLPPRSEAPSKPQQPAALPLAQGQEPSLLPPPRPHQQPELLSHPRPLPTPSIHPHPPSPALPTHHPHQQHPSQAGPHRPPSRCHSRPLSAYNSLNLNGHSSSRSSTPGTKPHGPPAPSLHLPHPPPPTAAAAASAFPLPLATQNTPHSFPAALQTSPHPHHPNMFAPPAALPPPPPLTSSALPVPGHPAAGSAYSEQDLLRQELNTRFLASQSADRGASLGPPPYLRTEFHQHQHQHQHQHQHTHQHTHQHTFTPFPHAIMPTPAPPMVRTPARNFDKYPTKVDPFYRHSLFHSYPPAMSGLPPVIPPTGPFGSLQGAFQPKTSNPLDVSTRPGAVPHTFLQKDPRLTDPFRPILRKPGKWCAMHVHIAWQIYHHQQKVKQQMQVDPHKLDFGLKPEFLSRPPGPSLFGAIHHPGDLARPATLFSAAGPAHPSAGPFGHPPHHPGNFLTPTSHLEPFTRPASFGGLGALSSSAFGGLGNPALKSLTAANSMFGHKDGPNAQQHFNNANNNHQEPWNRLHRTPPSFPTPPPWLKPGDSERSASVSSHERDRDSDKRDSVGKDDKDRDSAEKRHPSHPSPVPVNPINLLGHSRPPEHHRNHLPPASAEPQRDKESKTKERDREHCDSWKDGGTDDHKLKDNQHGDKDTPVIHDGRLSEDKLSNRGTASPYIRQTSLDRPNGGLNRDVLEKKGELPYEHQKKNNEVKVKEERKEEQDGATERPSEHPIQAPSTPNLHPPSSMPVPMGMAGVHPINSISGLERTRVVAPFMGISPIPGADRLPYPAFHWDPMRDPYRGLDIHRRDPLARDLLLRNDPLHRLAAPRLYEAERSYRDREPHDFNRDHVHPLALEQRREQERAQLEERDRLNMLREDYEHGRLHPAMHHPALDGHLPHPAPGLMAPGLPGMHYSRVSPSAAAAAAVAHQNSLLNKTPPTASLSAPPPLIPTLGARPGSPRRTTPLTTDLRDRPAHKDIEAR, encoded by the exons TTTCAGATTTTGGCATCGATGTGCTCTCTACCAATGGCAGCCAGGAGCCTCAGGGCCCAGGCCTCGTCCAGGTGTCAGGCCTAGAGCGCAGCCAGGAGAGGAGCCAGGAGAGCTGCAGGGACCCACCGTCCCCTGCGTCCAGCGCCCCTCACCAACCATTGCCCCCCCAGCCTCcgcccccctcccacccccggAAGTCCATTCCCCGGCCGCTGTCCCCTTTTTGGACCCAGACAACCTGCCCGACCCAGGGCGTGGCCTTGACCCACCTCCCCCCGCGTTCAGAGGCTCCTTCCAagcctcagcagcctgcagccctgcctctcgcccaggGCCAGGAGCCctcgctgctccctcctccccggCCCCACCAGCAGCCTGAACTGTTGTCCCACCCCCGGCCGCTGCCGACGCCCAGCATTCACCCGCATCCGCCATCGCCCGCCCTCCCCACGCACCACCCTCACCAGCAGCACCCGAGTCAGGCCGGGCCCCACCGGCCCCCATCGCGCTGCCACTCCCGGCCTCTGTCTGCGTACAACAGCCTCAACCTCAACGGGCACAG cagcagcaggagcagcacccCAGGCACCAAACCTCACGGACCCCCTGCTCCCTCCTTGCACCTCCCCCACCCGCCTCCTCCAACAGCGGCTGCGGCAGCCTCCGCCTTTCCCCTGCCCTTGGCTACCCAGAACACCCCTCACAGCTTTCCCGCTGCCTTGCAGACCTCGCCGCACCCACATCACCCCAATATGTTCGCTCCTCCAGCGGCTttgcctccaccaccaccactgacgtCTAGCGCCCTGCCAGTACCcggacatcctgctgctgggagtgCCTACTCAG AACAAGATCTTCTTCGCCAGGAGCTCAACACTCGTTTCCTGGCCTCCCAGAGCGCCGACCGCGGCGCCTCGCTGGGTCCTCCGCCCTACCTGCGCACAGAgttccaccagcaccagcaccagcatcagcatcagcaccaacaCACCCACCAGCACACCCACCAGCACACCTTCACGCCCTTCCCCCACGCCATTATGCCCACCCCAGCACCGCCCATGGTGCGTACCCCTGCCAGAAAT TTTGACAAATACCCAACAAAAGTCGACCCCTTCTACAGACATAGC CTCTTCCACTCATACCCACCGGCTATGTCTGGCCTCCCCCCTGTCATTCCTCCGACTGGGCCCTTCGGCTCGCTGCAGGGCGCCTTTCAGCCCAAG ACCTCTAATCCACTGGATGTGTCCACAAGACCTGGAGCCGTCCCACACACATTCCTACAGAAGGACCCCAGG CTAACGGACCCATTTCGGCCCATTCTCAGG aAACCGGGGAAGTGGTGCGCCATGCATGTTCATATCGCCTGGCAGATATACCACCACCAGCAGAAAGTAAAG cagcagatgcaggttGACCCCCACAAGCTAGACTTTGGCCTCAAGCCTGAGTTCCTGAGTCGACCTCCGGGCCCCAGCCTCTTCGGTGCCATCCATCACCCTGGTGACTTGGCACGGCCGGCCACgctcttctctgctgcag GTCCTGCACACCCATCAGCAGGTCCCTTCGGCCATCCTCCCCATCATCCAGGAAACTTCCTCACCCCGACATCTCATTTGG AACCTTTCACTAGGCCTGCATCGTTTGGAGGACTGGGAGCTCTCAGTTCATCCGCCTTTGGAGGACTGGGAAATCCAGCACTAA AATCCCTAACAGCGGCCAACTCCATGTTCGGCCATAAAGATggcccaaatgcacagcagcaCTTCAACAACGCTAACAACAACCACCAGGAGCCGTGGAACCGCCTGCACCGCACGCCGCCCTCCTTTCCCACGCCGCCGCCGTGGCTGAAACCCGGAGACTCCGAGAGGAGCGCCTCTGTCAGCTCGCACGAGAGGGACCGGGACTCTGACAAACGGGACTCTGTTGGTAAAGACGACAAAGACAG GGACTCTGCAGAAAAGCGTCACCCGAGCCACCCGTCACCAGTTCCTGTGAACCCCATTAACCTCCTGGGCCACAGCCGACCTCCTGAGCACCACCGGAACCACTTACCGCCTGCATCTGCAGAACCGCAAAGAGATAAGGAGAGCAAAACGAAAGAGCGGGACAGAGAGCACTGCGACTCGTGGAAGGACGGCGGCACGGACGACCACAAGCTTAAAGACAACCAGCACGGCGACAAGGACACGCCGGTCATCCACGACGGCCGTTTGTCGGAGGACAAGCTGTCCAATAGGGGTACGGCGTCGCCCTACATCCGGCAGACGAGCCTGGACCGCCCCAACGGCGGCCTGAACCGGGACGTCCTGGAGAAGAAGGGGGAGCTTCCCTACGAGCACCAGAAGAAGAACAATGAGGTGAAAGttaaggaggagagaaaggaggagcaAGACGGCGCCACAGAGCGGCCGAGCGAGCACCCAATACAAGCACCTTCCACACCGAACctgcaccccccctcctccatgcCTGTGCCCATGGGCATGGCAGGTGTCCACCCCATCAACAGCATCAGCGGCTTAGAGAGAACTCGAGTGGTGGCACCCTTCATGGGAATCAGTCCCATCCCTGGAGCGGACAGGCTGCCCTACCCTGCCTTCCACTGGGACCCTATGAGGGATCCATACAGGGGCCTGGACATCCACAGACGGGACCCTCTGGCCAGAGACCTGCTGCTAAGGAACGACCCTTTGCACCGGCTAGCGGCGCCACGCCTCTATGAGGCGGAGCGCTCCTACAGGGACCGTGAGCCGCATGACTTTAACCGTGACCACGTCCACCCTCTGGcactggagcagaggagggagcaggagcgtgcacagctggaggagcgcgACCGCCTCAATATGCTCAGGGAGGATTACGAGCATGGGCGCCTTCACCCCGCAATGCACCACCCTGCCCTTGACGGACACCTGCCCCACCCCGCCCCGGGCCTCATGGCCCCCGGGCTCCCAGGGATGCACTACTCCAGGGTCAGCCCctcggcggcggctgctgccgccgtagcgcatcagaacagcctcctgAACAAAACGCCGCCCACCGCCTCCCTGAGCGCCCCGCCCCCCCTCATCCCCACGCTGGGCGCCCGGCCAGGCTCGCCCAGACGGACTACTCCTCTGACCACAGACCTCAGAGACAGACCGGCTCACAAAGACATCGAGGCACGATGA